The Sandaracinus amylolyticus genomic interval TCGGCGCGCGAGTGGATCGCGCTGGTGCGCTTCCTGTTCGTCGAGCCGGGCGGTCTGCAGGAGGTGTGGCGGCTCTGGGCGGACTGGTTCCGTCCGGGGTTCCATCCGAACGACATCGACTCCGCGGGCGCCATCGCGGCGTGGCAGGCGAGCGCGGGCGCGTGATGGGGCTGCTCTCGCTCGTCGAGGGGCTCTCGCACGTCGCGCTGCGGGCGCGTGGGCTGCGTGGTCGCATGATCGACACCGCCGTCGGGCGGGTGCACGCGTACGTGGGGCGCGGGCACGGCGCGCTGCCGCCGGTCGTCATGGTGCACGGGATCGGCTCGGCGGCCGCGCCGTTCGCGCCGGTGATCGCGCGGGTGCAGGAGCACGTGCGCGCGGTGATCGCGCCGGAGCTGCCGGGCCACGGATGGAGCGCGCCGCCGCGCGGACGTCTCGCGCCCGATACGCTGTTCGAGGTGATGGGCGCGGTGATCGATCGGCTGATCGACGAGCCCGCGGTGGTGGTCGGGAACTCGCTCGGCGGCGCGGTCGCGCTGGACTACGCGCGCACGCGGCCCGAGAAGGTGCGCGCGCTCGTGCTGCTCTCGCCCGCGGGCGCGCGGATGAGCGAGGACGAGCTCGAGGCGGTGCGGCGCGTGTTCCATCTGCGCTCCACCGCCGATGCGATCGCGTTCGTCGAGCGGGTGTATCACCGCGCTCCGCCGGGCGCGTCCTGGGTCGCGGGTGACGTGCGGCGGCAGATGGGGCGCGCGGTGGTGCGTGAGCTGCTGGCGAACGTGCGCAGCGATCACGGGTTCGATCCCGACGCGCTGCGTGGGCTGACGATGCCGGTGACGCTGATG includes:
- a CDS encoding alpha/beta fold hydrolase, which gives rise to MGLLSLVEGLSHVALRARGLRGRMIDTAVGRVHAYVGRGHGALPPVVMVHGIGSAAAPFAPVIARVQEHVRAVIAPELPGHGWSAPPRGRLAPDTLFEVMGAVIDRLIDEPAVVVGNSLGGAVALDYARTRPEKVRALVLLSPAGARMSEDELEAVRRVFHLRSTADAIAFVERVYHRAPPGASWVAGDVRRQMGRAVVRELLANVRSDHGFDPDALRGLTMPVTLMWGRSERVLPASGLAYFRAHLPAHARVEEPEGVGHCPHLDRPGLVARRIVEAAISGSALEGARAHAGDPRA